The sequence below is a genomic window from Microbacterium abyssi.
CGTACGAGACGCCGGAGCCCGCGGGCACCCGTCGCACGGCGGCGACTGCTCCGCGCAGAGTCATGGCGGGCCGCAGGCCGAGCTCGGCGGACGAGCGGTCATCGAACGGCGAGAGCCCGTAGAGGCCGATGCCGATGCGGACGGCGTCGAGCCGTGTCTCGGGCAGGTCGATCGCGGCGGCCGTGGCGGCGATGTGGCGGATCTCCGGATGGATACCTGCCGACGCCGCGGCCCTCGTCCCCTCCTCGAACCGGGCGAGTGCTGCCCGGTCGTCGGCGGGCGAGGTGTTCGAGACGTGGCTGAAGAGCCCGACGATGCGGATGCGGCCGATGCGCTCGAGCCGCGCCGCTTCGGCGAAGACGCGACCCCAGTCGCCCGGTGCGATGCCGTTGCGCGAGAGGCCCGTCTCGAGCTTCAGGTGCACCGCCACATCCCCACCCGCGACGGCGCCTGCGGCCTCGAGCTGGTCGAACGAGGAGATGCCGAGCTCGATGCCTTCTGCGGCGGCGGCCTCGAAGCGCTCGCCCGGCTGGTGCAGCCAGGCGATGATCGGGGCGTTGATGCCCTGCCGGCGCAGGTCGACGGCCTCGGCGATGTCGGCGACGCCGAGTCTGGTCGCTCCGCCGGAGAGCGCGGCGACGGCGGATGCCGCGGCACCGTGCCCGTACCCGTTCGCCTTGACCACGGCGATGACCTCGACGCCGGTGAGGCGGCGCAGGTGGCGAGTGTTGTCTGCGATGGCATCCATCTCGATGGACGCCTCGTGGAACGGCACGCTCACGCGGCGCTCTCGATCCGCTCGGCGATCACGAACGCGGTCGCAAGGCCGGCGTCGTGCGACATGGTCAGATGCAGGCTGGTGATGCCGCGCTGCTCGATGGCGTCGGCGGTCGTGCCGGAAAGGCGGAAGTACGGCTTGCCGGACTCCTCGGACCCGATCTCGATCTCGGTCCAGTGCACGCCGTCCGATCCGCCGAGCGCCTTGATGAGGGCTTCCTTCGCGGCGTAGCGCGCGGCGAGCGACGGCAGCCGCAGCTCGCGCTCGGTCGGGGCGAACAGGCGCTCCATCAACCGCGGAGTCCGGGACATGGTGCGCTCGAACCGCGGGATGTCTACGAGGTCGATGCCGGTCCCGATGATCACCGCTCCAGCCTACTCGGGGCGATGCCGTCGCACGGATGGCTGGGCACTTGCGCGGCTGGCCGCCGGATCGCCGCAGATCGACGGCCATTCGTGCCGATCCTCAGCCATCCGTACGGGTCAGGCCCGGGCGAGATCCCGCCGCACCTCGTCCCGCAACCGCCCGAGGTTCTCTGGTTCGGGCGCCGCGTCGAGGAGACGCTTGGTGTACTCGTGCTGCGGGTTGAGGATGATCTCGTCGCTGGGCCCGCGCTCGACGACATCGCCCCGATACAACACCATGATCTCGTCGCTGAAATGACGGGCCGTGGCGAGGTCGTGCGTGATGTACAGCACGCCGAGGTCGTCCTCACGCTGCAGCTGGGCGAGCAGGTTCAGCACGCCGAGGCGGATCGACACATCGAGCATCGACACCGGCTCGTCTGCCACGATGAACCGCGCACCGGGAGCCAGCGCCCGCGCGATCGCGACGCGCTGCCGCTGCCCGCCGGAGAGCTCGTGCGGACGGCGGTCGGCGAAGCTCTCGGCGGGTGACAGCCGCACGCGCTCGAGCAGCTCGAGCACGCGCAGGCGCACCTGGTCGCCCTTCAGCTCGGGGTGGTGCAGCCGCACCGGGCGCTCGAGGTGGTGCATGATCGTGTGGTACGGATTCAGCGAGGCGAACGGATCCTGGAACACCATCTGCACCTCGGAGCGGTATGCGGCGACATCGCGCGCCCCCGAACCGGTCGCCTTCCCGTCGAGCAGGATCTGACCGGAGGTCGGGGTCTCGAGCTTCATGAGCATCCGGGCGATTGTCGACTTGCCCGAACCGGATTCCCCCACCAGAGCGATCGTCCTGCCTGCCTCGATCGTGAACGAGACGTCCTTGACCGCGTGCAGGATCGAGGTTCGGAAGCCCGAGCGCAGCGTGAAGTCCTTGACCAGGCTGCGGGCCTCAAGGCTCGGTTTCGCGTTCATCGGACCTGCTCCTGACTGATTTGCGCTCCCGTGCGCACGAAGTCGCCTCGTTCGCCGCGCAGGCTGGGGAAGCTCGACAGCAGTCGTTTGGTGTACTCGTGCTGCGGGTTACGGTAGATCTCTTCGGACGTTCCCTGCTCGACGATCTGCCCCTGCAGCATGACGGCGATCCGATCGCTGATCTCGATGAGCATCGGCAGGTCGTGCGTGATGAAGATCACGGCGAAGCCGAGCTGTTCGCGCAGTCGCATGATCTCTCGGATGATGTCGCGCTGCACGACGACGTCGAGCGCGGTGGTCGGCTCGTCCATGATCATGACCTGCGGGTCGAGTGCGAGCGCCATGGCGATCATCACCCGCTGACGCATTCCGCCCGACAGCTCGTGCGGGAAGCTGGTGAGCCGGGTCGGGTCGACGCCGACCAGGGTGAGCAGTTCCCGTGCACGCTCCTTCTTGGCCGCCCTGCTCATGCCCGGGCGGTGCGTGTCGAAGACGTCGAAGATCTGGGCTTTGACGCTGATCACCGGATTGAGCGAGTTCATCGCGCTCTGGAAGACCATGGAGATCTTGTCCCAGCGGAACGCACGCAACTTCTCCCCCGTGAGCCCGACGATGTCGATGTCGTCACCGCTGCGGTCATGGAAGACGATCTCACCGCCGGTCATCAGCGCTGGAGCGTTCAGGAGTCTGTTCAGCCCGTAGGCGAGGGTCGTCTTGCCGCAGCCGGACTCACCGGCGAGCCCGAGGATCTCACCGCGGTTGAGCGTGAGCGACACATCGCGCACCGCCTTCACGGGAGGGTCGACTTCGTACTCGATCGACACGTTCCGGGCGCTCAGCACCGGCTCGACGACGCTCACGCGGCGACTCCCTTCGACATGACGGCCTTGCGCACATTACGCGCGGCCTGCGGCGAGCTGCGCAGCTTCGGGTTGATGATCTCGTCGATCGCGAAGTTGATCAGGGCGAGCCCACAGCCCAGGGCGGCGATCATGATGCCCGGCGGCACGAACCACCACCACGCACCCTGACCGAGCGCCTGCCCCGACTGCGCCTCGTTGAGGATGGTTCCCCAGGTGATCGAGTCGGTCGGCCCGAGCCCCAGGTACGACAGGCCTGCTTCGCCGAGGATGGCGAAGATGATCGCGAACAGGAACTGCGCGGCCAGCAGCGGCAGTAGGTTGGGCATGATCTCGATGAGGATGATGCGGAGCGAGCGCTCGCCGGCGACCTTCGAGGCATAGACGTAGTCGCGGGTGCGCAGCGAGCGGGTCTGCAGGCGCAGCACGTAGGCGGCGCCCGCCCACGAGGTGATGCCGAGCACGAAGGCGACCAGCTGCAAGCTTCGCACGGGGGCGAATGCGGCGATGACCATCACGAGGGGAAGGCCGGGGATCACGATCATGATGTTGGTGACCAGCGCGAGCACATCCTCACGCCAGCCGGAGAGGTAGCCGGCCAGGACCCCGAAGATCAGCGACAGCACGATGGCGATGCCGCCGGCGATGAGTCCGACCATGAGCGAGCCCTGCGCGCCGTGCGCCAACTGGGCGAGCACGTCGTACCCGAGTTTCGTGGTGCCCAGCAGATGCTCGCTCGACGGCGGCGACAGCGCCGGGTTCTGCGAGTTGCGCGGGTTCTGAGTGACGAGCGGCGCGATGATCGCGAACAGCACGATCGCCGCGACGAGCAGGATGCCGACGACGAGCTTCGGCGTCATCGTGGGCAGCACGGCTCTGAGCCCGCTGCGCCGCTTGGGCTGGGTGACGAGGGCCTCGGTGCGCGGCGGGGAGGCGACGACCGCGTCATCCTCGATGATGGCCAGCTCGGCGGGGTTCCGCGTTGTGGTGTCAGACATTCTGTCGTGCCCTCGGGTCGATGAACCCGTAGACGAGGTCCATGAAGAAGTTGGCTGCGAGAACCGCGATGGTGATCACGAGGAAGACGCCCTGCATCAGCGCGTAGTCGCTGTTGAGCACAGCCTGGAACATCAGTTTTCCGACGCCCGGGTAGGTGAACACCTGCTCCATGACGATGGAGCCGGCCACGACGAAGCCGAGAGTGATCGAGAACCCGGCGATCGAGGGGATGGCGGCGTTGCGTGCGGCGTAGGTGGTGAGGATGCGGCGCGGGCGCAGTCCCTTGGCCTCCGCCGTGGTGATGTAGTCCTCGGCGAGGGTCGAGACCATCATGTTGCGCATGCCGAACAGCCAGCCGCCGACCGAGCTGAGCACGATCGTGAGGGCGGGGAGCACGGCGTGAGTGGCCGCGTCGGAGATGAACGCCCACGTCGGCGCCGGGCCATCCGGGAAATCGAAGACGTCGTAGCCGCCGAAGATCGGGAACCAGCCCAAGCCGACCGCGAACACGGCGACCAGGATCAGTGCGAGCCAGAAGTACGGGATCGACTGCAGCACGGTGGTGGCCGGGATGATGTTGTCGACCCAGGTTCCGCGCTTCCAGCCGGCCCAGGCACCGAGCGCGACACCGAGCACGAACGAGATGACCGTGGCGACGCCCACCAGGATCAGGGTCCAGGGCAGCGCCTCGGCGATGAGCTCGGTCACCGGCGCCGGGTACTTGGTAACCGACACGCCCAGATCCCCCTGGAACATGCGGCCCCAGTAGCCGAGGTACTGCTGCCACAGCGGCTGGTCGTCACCGCCGAGCAGCAGCTTGATGTTGCGGATGGTGGATTCCGACACGTCGCCGCCTGCGCGCTGCAGTTTGGCGATCATGATGTCGGCGGGGTTGCCTGGCATCATCCGCGGGAGCAGGAAGTTGAGCGAGATCGTGGCCCACAGCGTCACCGCGTAGAACCCGATCCTTCGCAGGTAGAACTTCATCTCAGATCGTCCTCGTCACTTCCTGCTCCCACGGATGCATGTCGTTACTTCACCGGTTCCAGGTGCTGCAGGATGTATCCGGCGGCGATCGCACCCCAGGACGGCGGGAAGGCGTACAGGTCCTCCTCGGTCGGCCAGCCGGTGTAATCCGCGGAGTTGTAGAAGGTCTGCGTGGCGTTGATCACGAGGGGGATGTACGGCAGATCACGGACGATCTCGTTCTGGATCGTGCCGTACAGCTCGAGCTTGGTCGCCTCGTCATCCGTGCCGATGGCGGCCTGGACGGCCTCGTCCACCACGGGGTTGCTGTAGCGGCTGAAGTTCCAGCGCCCGGTGGGAACCTCGCTTCCGACAGCGCTCGTCGACGCGACGGCCTCGCCACCGAACCAGTCCCGGTAGATCTGGAACGGATCCGCCACGGAGGTGCCGATCATGCCGCCCATGATCAGTTCGTACTGACCGGTCTGACGCGAATCGGAGAACTCCTGCCACTGCACGGTGGAGGCGTTGATCTTGATTCCGGCCTCGGCCGCCTGCTCGGCGATGAGCTTGGCCGCGTCGTTGTAGTCCGTCCAGCCGTCGACCGAGGTGAGACTCATCTCGACGGTCTCACCGTCCTTCGCGTAGAACCCGTCGTCGCCCTTCGTGTACCCCGCAGCCTCGAGGATCTCGCCTGCGGCGGCGGCGTCGGGGCTCTGCGGACTCGTCGCATTCGCGGGGTCGGCGACCCACTTCTCATCGCGCGGGAGCAGCGCGAAGGTCGGCGAGATCTCGCCCGTCAGTCCGACGAAGGCCTTGTCCTTGATCGTGGTGCGGTCGATGGCGGCGTTCAGCGCCTGCCGAACCGCCACGTCCGTCTGCGCGCCGGTGCAGCCGAGGTCGGCGTTCGCGCAGGTGTAGAGCACCGTGGGATCCTGCGGAGTGTTGATCCACTCGATCTTTCCGTTGCCCGTGACCGAGTCCGGGTTCGGGATGAACATGCCGGCCCAGTCGAGCTTGCCGGCGGCGAGCAGATCCTGCGCGGTCTGGTTGTTGTCGACGGCGATGTACTGCACGGACTTCACGCCGAGCTCGTCCGCGTCTCGGAACTCGGGGTTGGCGACCAACGAGTACGACTCCTTCGTCGTCTTGTCGACGACATAGGGCCCTGAGCCGACCGGCTCCTCGTTGGCGAAGGTCATGTAGTCGCCGACCTCGGACCAGACGTGCTCGGGAAGGATGTAGCTGGAGCCCATGCGCTGGAACTCGGTGGTGTACTGCGGGGTGTCATAGGTCAGCACCGCGGTGGTGTCGTCGGTCGCCTCTGCGGAGACCAGCCCGTTGCTCTCCGGGTTGTTCGCTTCGTACAGGAACGAGAAGACCACGTCGTCGGCGGTCAGCGCCTCACCATCGGACCACTTGAGCCCGTCCTTGATCGTGACCGTGATCTGCGTGCCGTCCTCGTTGTACTCGTACGACTCGCCGATGAGGCCGACCGGCTCGGTGTCCGCTGTCTTGTTGAAGAAGAACAGGGGCTCGTAGATGGGACCGAGCGCGCCGTGGAGCACGGTCGGCGCGAACGGATTGAAGTTCGCCTCGATGGGCGTCTGACTGCCTGCCCATACGCGGAGCGCGCGATCGGATGACGCGTCCGCCGAGTCGTTCTCGCCGCCGGCCGAGCAGCCGGTGAGTGCGAGGGCGAGAGCTGATGCTCCCGCCGCTGTGGTGAGCGCAATTCTGCGCGAGGTCCTACTGGTCATTTCGACTCTTCCTCTCGGTGCTGCGTTGCATGAGGGGTAAAACGTCCTCGTTTTCAAACCGCATGGGTTTGTTAGGACAGTAACCTAACAAAAGGCGCAGGTTGAGACAAGACCCGATCTCGCGGGCGAGGATCGCCCGAACCCTGGCGCGACTCGTCGAGCCGCGCTACGTTTTGTTCATGGTCTTAACTGATGCGACGACGCTCCCGCAGGATCCGATCGACTCAGCCCTTTCGATGCCGCTGATACCGCTTCCGGTTCACGTTCGGCTCGCAGAGGGACACCTCCTCCTCCCCTCTCTCGGAATCGAGGGCGACCCCGTGACCGCCGCGCTCGTGCGACACGATCTGCAGCGGCTCAGCGGCGAGGCACAGCCGGAAGGAGAACCTGCGAAGGCGAGCGTCTCGCTCGCCCTCGTCGACGACACCAGCACCCCGCAGGGGTACATCCTCGACACCCGCGGTGACGGCATCCGCATCGTGGCTCGCGACTCCGCTGGTCTCTACTACGGCACGCGCACGCTGCTGCAGCTGCTCCAACGCACCGGCGAGGGCTGGAGCGTCCCACGCGTACTCATCGAGGACGCTCCCCGGTTCGCGTACCGCGGCGTGATGCTCGATGTCGCACGTCACTTCTTCACCGTGGACGAGGTCAAGGCGTACGTCGACCGTGCGACCGCACTGAAGTTCAATCACCTCCATCTGCACCTCACCGACGACCAGGGCTGGCGCCTCCAGATCGATTCCTGGCCGCTGCTGACCGAGCGCGCCTCCGAGGGTGATGCCGGCGATGGCCCCGGCGGGTTCTTCACGAAGGACGACTACCGGGAGATCGTCGGGTACGCCGCAGAGCGGCACATGATCGTCGTGCCGGAGATCGATCTCCCCGGGCACACGCACGCGATCGGCGTCGCCTACCCCGATCTGGTCGAAGAACCCTGGCTCACCGACCAGATCGTCGCCGAGGCGGGGCGGCTGGCGCAGCCGGTCCCCGTGCATGGCGAGCACTTCTCGGGCTGGGCGGTGGGGCACTCGTCGCTGCGCATCGGCGAGGAGCGCACGTACGACTTCGTGAAGGACGTGCTCGACGAGGTAGCGGCGATGACTCCCGGACCGTACCTGCACATCGGCGGGGACGAATGCCTGGGCACGGCGCCCGCGGACTTCGCCGCCTTCATGGAACGTGCCACGCGTCTCGTCAGCGAGACCGGAAAGACCGCGATCGCCTGGCACGAAGCCGGAGCCGCGCACGACATCGCCGAGGGCACCGTCGGCCAGTACTGGGGATCGGCGGTTCCGCAAGGCTCGCATGCCGAGGAGGCGACCCGCTTCGTCACCCGCGGCGGCGGCCTGATCCTGTCGCCCAGCGATCGCACGTACCTCGATATGAAGCCGGATGCCGGCTTCCCGCTCGGACTCGACTGGGCGGGCATCATCCCGCTGCGCACGGCGTACCACTGGGACCCGGCGGATGTCGTCCCCGGTGTGCCGGAGAGCGCCATCCTCGGCATCGAGGCGCCCCTGTGGAGCGAGACCGTCGAGTCGCTGAAGGATGCCGACGCACTGGTCTTCCCGCGCCTCACGGCTCACGCGGAGACAGCGTGGTCGGCGCGGGAAGGCGCGGGCCGCACGTGGGAGTCCTACCTCAGCCGTCTCAACGCCTTGGTTCCGGTGCTGCAGGCGTCGGGTATCGATGTGACCACTGCGGCCGCCGACGAGAGTTGAGGCGCGTCTACGAGATCCCGAGCTGATCCGAGAGGACGGTGACGGCGGCGCCGCGAAGCACGATGTCCGCCTGAGCGGTGAGTCGGATGGCGACGTCTTCGAATACTCCGCTGAGCGTGCGTGCGTGCAGATTCTCGACAGCGGCCTCGATGAACGCGTCGGCCAGCAGATCGCCTGGTGCCGACAGCACGATCTCGGAGAGATCGAGAGCCGCCACGATCGGCGCGAGTGCGATTCCCATCCGCGCGCCCGCGTCGCGCAGGATGTCATCGCGCGCCTCGGGGTCGGCCGCGATCGCCGACGTGAGCCGGCCGACGTTGACCCATGCCTCAAGGCAGCCGTCTCTGCCGCAGATGCATCGCGGACCGCCATCGGTGCCGATCACCACGTGCCCGATCTCACCGGCCGCGAAGCGACTGCCCGTGAGCGGCTGACCTCCGGAGACGAGCCCCGCGCCGACACCGCGTCCGATCTTGATGAGCATGAAGTCGCTGCGCTGGGCGCCGTACGTGTACTCGGCAAGGGCTGCCGCGTTCGCGTCGTTGCGGACGATGACCGGGAGCCCAAGAGCCAGGACGGCCCGCTCCTGCAACGGCAGGTCGTGCCACCCGAGGTTCGGAGAGTCGAGCACCATTCCGTCGACGCGCACCACTCCCTGCGTGCCGATGCCTACGCCGAGGACCGGCCGATCCGATGCTGCGATGAGCCGCTCGGCGAGGTCGAGCACCACGGCGACGGCCGCTTCCCCACCGTCGTCTTCGGGACGGGCGACCGTCTCACGGGCGATGACCTCGGCGTCCAACGTCATCACGGCGCCTTCGAAGCACTCCGCGCCAGACATGTCGATGCCGATGATGTGGTGGCCCGCACGGTCGACATCGACGAGGATGGCCGGTTTGCCAGGCCCGGACGCCTCACGCACCCCCATCTCCTTCACGATCGCCTCGGCGATCAGCTCACCGACGAGGTCCGAGATCGTCACCCGGGTGAGCCCGGTCTCGCGGGCCAGATCGGCTCGGCTCATCGCGCCTGCGTGATAGAGCGTCTGCAGCACGAGCGCGCGATTGTGCCCGCGGGCGTACTCGGGTAGTACTTTGACGCGCGAACGGAGGCCTCGAGGGCGTTCGAAGCCGCGCACCGAGGCCTCGGAGCGGTGTGCCGTCGCCTTCGATCGGTCCGACTCGAGCATGTTTGTTAGTAAACCTTACGAACAACGCCGGTGCAACCGATCGGATACTGCCCCTCTCGCCTCACCCGCCTCGACGCCCCACCCGCCCGTACGCATGGCTGGAGTTCCGCACACCCGGCCGCGCGGGTCACGGCGTGTCGCCGGCCATCCGTGCTCCATCGCAGCCGACCGTACGTCGTCACTCGTTCTGCACAATCGCCCATGCACCGGAATTCGTCCACAATCGTCTGTTCGGGCAACGCGATCGAGGCGGAACGAGACACTATCTCGGCATG
It includes:
- a CDS encoding ABC transporter ATP-binding protein, with product MSVVEPVLSARNVSIEYEVDPPVKAVRDVSLTLNRGEILGLAGESGCGKTTLAYGLNRLLNAPALMTGGEIVFHDRSGDDIDIVGLTGEKLRAFRWDKISMVFQSAMNSLNPVISVKAQIFDVFDTHRPGMSRAAKKERARELLTLVGVDPTRLTSFPHELSGGMRQRVMIAMALALDPQVMIMDEPTTALDVVVQRDIIREIMRLREQLGFAVIFITHDLPMLIEISDRIAVMLQGQIVEQGTSEEIYRNPQHEYTKRLLSSFPSLRGERGDFVRTGAQISQEQVR
- a CDS encoding holo-ACP synthase; its protein translation is MIIGTGIDLVDIPRFERTMSRTPRLMERLFAPTERELRLPSLAARYAAKEALIKALGGSDGVHWTEIEIGSEESGKPYFRLSGTTADAIEQRGITSLHLTMSHDAGLATAFVIAERIESAA
- a CDS encoding ABC transporter permease, producing the protein MSDTTTRNPAELAIIEDDAVVASPPRTEALVTQPKRRSGLRAVLPTMTPKLVVGILLVAAIVLFAIIAPLVTQNPRNSQNPALSPPSSEHLLGTTKLGYDVLAQLAHGAQGSLMVGLIAGGIAIVLSLIFGVLAGYLSGWREDVLALVTNIMIVIPGLPLVMVIAAFAPVRSLQLVAFVLGITSWAGAAYVLRLQTRSLRTRDYVYASKVAGERSLRIILIEIMPNLLPLLAAQFLFAIIFAILGEAGLSYLGLGPTDSITWGTILNEAQSGQALGQGAWWWFVPPGIMIAALGCGLALINFAIDEIINPKLRSSPQAARNVRKAVMSKGVAA
- a CDS encoding family 20 glycosylhydrolase, which codes for MVLTDATTLPQDPIDSALSMPLIPLPVHVRLAEGHLLLPSLGIEGDPVTAALVRHDLQRLSGEAQPEGEPAKASVSLALVDDTSTPQGYILDTRGDGIRIVARDSAGLYYGTRTLLQLLQRTGEGWSVPRVLIEDAPRFAYRGVMLDVARHFFTVDEVKAYVDRATALKFNHLHLHLTDDQGWRLQIDSWPLLTERASEGDAGDGPGGFFTKDDYREIVGYAAERHMIVVPEIDLPGHTHAIGVAYPDLVEEPWLTDQIVAEAGRLAQPVPVHGEHFSGWAVGHSSLRIGEERTYDFVKDVLDEVAAMTPGPYLHIGGDECLGTAPADFAAFMERATRLVSETGKTAIAWHEAGAAHDIAEGTVGQYWGSAVPQGSHAEEATRFVTRGGGLILSPSDRTYLDMKPDAGFPLGLDWAGIIPLRTAYHWDPADVVPGVPESAILGIEAPLWSETVESLKDADALVFPRLTAHAETAWSAREGAGRTWESYLSRLNALVPVLQASGIDVTTAAADES
- a CDS encoding ROK family transcriptional regulator, translated to MLESDRSKATAHRSEASVRGFERPRGLRSRVKVLPEYARGHNRALVLQTLYHAGAMSRADLARETGLTRVTISDLVGELIAEAIVKEMGVREASGPGKPAILVDVDRAGHHIIGIDMSGAECFEGAVMTLDAEVIARETVARPEDDGGEAAVAVVLDLAERLIAASDRPVLGVGIGTQGVVRVDGMVLDSPNLGWHDLPLQERAVLALGLPVIVRNDANAAALAEYTYGAQRSDFMLIKIGRGVGAGLVSGGQPLTGSRFAAGEIGHVVIGTDGGPRCICGRDGCLEAWVNVGRLTSAIAADPEARDDILRDAGARMGIALAPIVAALDLSEIVLSAPGDLLADAFIEAAVENLHARTLSGVFEDVAIRLTAQADIVLRGAAVTVLSDQLGIS
- a CDS encoding ABC transporter substrate-binding protein; translated protein: MTSRTSRRIALTTAAGASALALALTGCSAGGENDSADASSDRALRVWAGSQTPIEANFNPFAPTVLHGALGPIYEPLFFFNKTADTEPVGLIGESYEYNEDGTQITVTIKDGLKWSDGEALTADDVVFSFLYEANNPESNGLVSAEATDDTTAVLTYDTPQYTTEFQRMGSSYILPEHVWSEVGDYMTFANEEPVGSGPYVVDKTTKESYSLVANPEFRDADELGVKSVQYIAVDNNQTAQDLLAAGKLDWAGMFIPNPDSVTGNGKIEWINTPQDPTVLYTCANADLGCTGAQTDVAVRQALNAAIDRTTIKDKAFVGLTGEISPTFALLPRDEKWVADPANATSPQSPDAAAAGEILEAAGYTKGDDGFYAKDGETVEMSLTSVDGWTDYNDAAKLIAEQAAEAGIKINASTVQWQEFSDSRQTGQYELIMGGMIGTSVADPFQIYRDWFGGEAVASTSAVGSEVPTGRWNFSRYSNPVVDEAVQAAIGTDDEATKLELYGTIQNEIVRDLPYIPLVINATQTFYNSADYTGWPTEEDLYAFPPSWGAIAAGYILQHLEPVK
- a CDS encoding ABC transporter ATP-binding protein translates to MNAKPSLEARSLVKDFTLRSGFRTSILHAVKDVSFTIEAGRTIALVGESGSGKSTIARMLMKLETPTSGQILLDGKATGSGARDVAAYRSEVQMVFQDPFASLNPYHTIMHHLERPVRLHHPELKGDQVRLRVLELLERVRLSPAESFADRRPHELSGGQRQRVAIARALAPGARFIVADEPVSMLDVSIRLGVLNLLAQLQREDDLGVLYITHDLATARHFSDEIMVLYRGDVVERGPSDEIILNPQHEYTKRLLDAAPEPENLGRLRDEVRRDLARA
- the alr gene encoding alanine racemase, yielding MDAIADNTRHLRRLTGVEVIAVVKANGYGHGAAASAVAALSGGATRLGVADIAEAVDLRRQGINAPIIAWLHQPGERFEAAAAEGIELGISSFDQLEAAGAVAGGDVAVHLKLETGLSRNGIAPGDWGRVFAEAARLERIGRIRIVGLFSHVSNTSPADDRAALARFEEGTRAAASAGIHPEIRHIAATAAAIDLPETRLDAVRIGIGLYGLSPFDDRSSAELGLRPAMTLRGAVAAVRRVPAGSGVSYGYDHRTNRDTTLALVPLGYADGIPRQASGRGPVVINGQRFTVAGRVAMDQFVVDVGDAHVAVGDEVVLFGDPTLGVPSATEWANAASTINYEIVARIGNRVPRSNS
- a CDS encoding ABC transporter permease, with protein sequence MKFYLRRIGFYAVTLWATISLNFLLPRMMPGNPADIMIAKLQRAGGDVSESTIRNIKLLLGGDDQPLWQQYLGYWGRMFQGDLGVSVTKYPAPVTELIAEALPWTLILVGVATVISFVLGVALGAWAGWKRGTWVDNIIPATTVLQSIPYFWLALILVAVFAVGLGWFPIFGGYDVFDFPDGPAPTWAFISDAATHAVLPALTIVLSSVGGWLFGMRNMMVSTLAEDYITTAEAKGLRPRRILTTYAARNAAIPSIAGFSITLGFVVAGSIVMEQVFTYPGVGKLMFQAVLNSDYALMQGVFLVITIAVLAANFFMDLVYGFIDPRARQNV